One window of the bacterium genome contains the following:
- a CDS encoding translocation/assembly module TamB domain-containing protein yields the protein MRRVLRYLLIGVLSIIGLVVLVVVLALTSPVQTYVAKRVLISVNRNLTGKLAFKSVRVTINGDVTLEGLQVMDSTGQILVSLNKLDLSVNPLALRRNRIFVRHLEMDGLAAALEFDSTGTNVQRALAPRNPSPKSAPATAKPAPWRIRVADASIEGLKTSISKGDTLLFQTDAWSLKGEARYVNDSLKYVLGLQVPQRLDLNTDGTLFLGNPFMPLIGHLSLIADTGIVALFPLPASTVGAVNLTLSFVSSMDSIKLNADMRGSKFGHVTVHGAGVYPLKSLAMRGEMTFDSLTPGAMWSDTTGMMLFGNLQFSKQSAVSPLEGWNAAVNLKSSRYGRYRLATANLKVRTHDSTITLSGELDTGDGRAEITSVIHGFLPADPTVQTTIRLEALNLHKLLPQIPDSLLPITGIIEAHGNYVDPQHVDADLNTALGPITLGSYTVDSLILRGTLRGGKTIRIDTLRIQRDAVRLGLSASGEIGGDLQYAVAGVIPDLHAARRLLPKSMNLSDTLGGSLSFEVTGSASLAKQRLSRLTAAGNLRLDSAVYGADTVQHLTAHIDRFDMDSMAVHGNVAVRGLKAAGQAADSIYLAVNGSPDSLSAGVNLWAKADTIQLAGAFRLRRTPARMDLAIDSLSGKYADLTFATEGENSVTLAGKRLDVNGLTITSNVGVLRAAGTLQRGGKEDFTLELSGLRTERLAKLFKLPETKSVSNLRVQIIGPDNDLTGDINLIADSVAMNGQPLADEFTLHAVVDARHAVVDGQMNWLGDTTLIFNVELPARFAIDKGLIVSRNETITGRLQLLEQRLDKFNRYLSKSMQLGGLISADMALKGTMAKPEWEGTFAIQKGTYRDDRQGIRYKDITINGSLDGDSLRLPEFNATAGGKLTGSGWAVMALPLPSVLHLDLDADRFQAVNNPNMRARLSGKMTVDGPLNRLDMHGNLRLDEALYRLTASSTKQVEPIDVRAEIANLGGDTTHQNMLPSTIYRSMSHSLTLYIPGNAWVRGQGMNVALSGNLQVDKSRGDPMPILAGEIDVERGTVSFYGHQFQVEGDQQSFIRFEGPPDDPAIDITATDPRLAENNVDITVRVFGTLKKMRLSLAGTSGAGGQDTLSAAQIASLLSGVNLTGREIAGAPRDTTSNAQKVESAATGAATGSLAGLIGGAAGLDVLAFRPGGTGGVNGLTSGSLEVGTYLTERLFIQVVQPIQAINVGSQEVSVEYRLFRWLNLRAQQIGAGESAFDLLMRVDWR from the coding sequence ATGCGTCGCGTGCTGCGATATCTGCTGATAGGTGTTCTGAGCATCATCGGACTGGTCGTGCTGGTGGTTGTGCTGGCTCTGACCTCTCCTGTGCAGACCTATGTCGCCAAACGCGTGCTTATCAGCGTCAACAGGAATTTGACAGGCAAACTGGCGTTCAAGAGTGTGCGCGTTACTATTAATGGCGATGTGACGCTCGAAGGCTTGCAGGTGATGGACTCTACCGGTCAGATTCTCGTGAGCCTGAACAAGCTCGATCTGTCCGTCAATCCACTGGCGCTCCGCCGCAACCGCATTTTTGTTCGCCATCTCGAAATGGACGGATTGGCCGCTGCTCTCGAATTCGATTCTACCGGCACCAATGTCCAGCGCGCGCTGGCTCCCCGCAATCCTTCTCCCAAATCCGCGCCGGCCACGGCCAAGCCCGCTCCCTGGCGTATCCGGGTTGCCGATGCCAGTATTGAAGGCTTGAAGACGTCCATCAGTAAAGGCGATACGCTGCTGTTCCAGACGGACGCCTGGTCCCTGAAGGGCGAAGCGCGCTACGTTAATGACAGCCTGAAATACGTCTTGGGCTTGCAGGTCCCCCAGCGTTTGGACCTGAATACCGACGGCACGCTGTTTCTCGGCAATCCGTTTATGCCCCTGATCGGCCACCTCTCGCTGATCGCCGATACCGGCATCGTGGCCCTGTTTCCGCTCCCCGCCAGCACGGTCGGCGCGGTGAACCTCACCCTCAGCTTTGTGTCCAGTATGGACTCGATCAAGCTGAATGCGGACATGCGCGGCAGCAAGTTTGGCCACGTGACCGTCCACGGCGCAGGAGTGTACCCGCTGAAGTCTCTGGCCATGCGCGGTGAGATGACTTTCGACAGTTTGACTCCCGGCGCCATGTGGTCGGACACCACCGGCATGATGCTCTTCGGGAATCTTCAGTTCTCCAAGCAGTCGGCAGTCAGCCCGCTTGAAGGCTGGAATGCCGCCGTCAACTTGAAGTCCAGCCGCTATGGCCGCTACCGTCTGGCTACGGCAAATCTCAAAGTACGGACTCACGATTCTACCATCACCTTGAGCGGCGAGCTGGATACCGGCGATGGCCGGGCGGAGATCACCAGCGTGATCCACGGCTTTCTGCCGGCGGACCCTACGGTGCAGACCACTATCCGGCTTGAAGCCCTCAATCTGCACAAACTGCTGCCGCAGATTCCCGATTCCCTTTTGCCGATTACCGGCATTATTGAAGCCCATGGCAACTACGTCGATCCGCAGCATGTCGATGCCGATCTGAATACCGCGCTGGGGCCGATTACTCTTGGTTCCTATACGGTCGACAGTCTGATTCTGCGCGGCACGCTACGGGGCGGGAAGACCATTCGGATCGACACACTCCGCATCCAGCGCGATGCCGTGAGGCTGGGTTTGAGTGCATCTGGCGAGATCGGCGGCGACCTGCAATACGCCGTAGCGGGAGTGATACCGGACCTGCACGCTGCCCGGCGGCTGCTGCCCAAGTCTATGAATCTGTCCGACACTCTCGGCGGTTCGCTCTCCTTCGAGGTTACCGGGTCGGCAAGTCTGGCCAAGCAGCGCCTATCCCGTCTGACGGCTGCGGGAAATTTGCGTCTGGATAGCGCCGTGTACGGTGCGGATACCGTGCAGCACTTAACGGCGCACATCGACCGTTTTGACATGGACAGCATGGCTGTGCACGGCAACGTGGCGGTGCGGGGACTGAAGGCTGCGGGGCAGGCGGCGGATTCGATCTATCTGGCGGTCAATGGTTCGCCCGACAGTTTATCCGCCGGGGTCAATCTCTGGGCGAAGGCCGATACCATACAATTGGCCGGAGCCTTCCGCCTCCGTCGCACACCGGCCCGGATGGATTTGGCTATCGATTCCTTAAGCGGGAAGTATGCCGATCTGACCTTTGCCACCGAAGGCGAGAATTCCGTGACCTTGGCCGGCAAGCGGCTGGATGTCAACGGACTGACTATTACCTCGAATGTCGGCGTCCTGCGCGCCGCGGGAACGCTGCAGCGCGGGGGGAAGGAAGACTTTACCCTCGAACTCTCCGGCCTGCGCACGGAGAGACTGGCTAAACTCTTTAAGCTGCCGGAGACAAAGAGCGTCAGCAACCTGCGCGTGCAAATCATCGGTCCTGATAATGACCTCACCGGCGACATCAATCTCATCGCCGACAGTGTGGCTATGAACGGGCAACCGCTGGCCGATGAGTTTACGCTGCATGCGGTCGTGGATGCCCGTCATGCCGTGGTGGATGGCCAGATGAACTGGCTTGGTGATACCACGCTGATCTTCAACGTGGAACTTCCCGCGCGCTTTGCAATTGACAAAGGCCTGATTGTTTCCAGAAATGAAACCATTACGGGCCGGTTGCAGTTACTTGAACAGCGGCTGGACAAATTCAACCGCTACCTGTCCAAGAGTATGCAGTTGGGCGGGCTGATTTCCGCGGATATGGCACTAAAAGGCACTATGGCCAAGCCCGAGTGGGAAGGGACCTTTGCCATCCAGAAGGGCACGTACCGGGATGACCGGCAGGGTATCCGCTACAAGGACATCACGATTAACGGATCACTGGACGGCGATTCGCTGCGGCTTCCCGAATTCAACGCGACAGCCGGCGGAAAGCTGACCGGAAGTGGCTGGGCGGTGATGGCGCTTCCTTTGCCGTCTGTACTGCATCTGGATCTGGATGCCGACCGCTTTCAGGCGGTAAACAATCCGAATATGCGGGCGCGGCTTTCGGGCAAAATGACCGTGGATGGACCGTTGAACCGGCTGGACATGCACGGCAACCTTCGGCTGGATGAAGCCCTCTACCGTTTGACGGCATCGTCCACCAAGCAAGTGGAACCGATTGATGTCCGCGCGGAAATTGCTAACCTCGGCGGCGATACCACCCACCAGAATATGTTGCCGTCCACCATCTATCGGTCCATGTCGCACTCTCTGACGTTGTATATTCCCGGCAACGCCTGGGTCAGGGGGCAGGGGATGAACGTCGCGCTTTCGGGCAATCTTCAGGTCGACAAAAGTCGCGGCGATCCCATGCCCATACTGGCCGGCGAGATTGACGTCGAACGCGGCACAGTGTCCTTCTACGGCCATCAGTTTCAGGTGGAAGGCGACCAGCAGAGCTTCATCCGCTTCGAAGGTCCGCCGGACGATCCAGCCATCGACATTACCGCCACCGATCCGCGCTTGGCGGAAAATAACGTAGACATCACGGTGCGCGTGTTCGGTACGCTCAAGAAGATGCGGTTATCTCTGGCCGGAACGTCCGGAGCCGGCGGACAGGATACCCTGAGTGCCGCACAAATCGCGTCGTTGTTGTCCGGAGTAAACCTGACCGGACGGGAAATCGCCGGAGCACCCAGGGACACCACGTCTAACGCCCAAAAAGTTGAATCGGCGGCTACCGGCGCGGCTACCGGATCGCTGGCGGGCTTGATTGGCGGTGCCGCAGGCCTGGATGTGCTTGCTTTCCGTCCCGGAGGCACCGGCGGAGTGAATGGTCTGACGTCCGGATCCCTCGAAGTTGGAACATATCTTACGGAAAGGCTTTTTATCCAAGTGGTACAGCCGATTCAAGCGATCAATGTGGGCAGCCAGGAGGTCTCAGTGGAATACCGGCTCTTCCGTTGGCTGAATTTGCGCGCTCAACAGATCGGCGCCGGAGAATCGGCTTTTGACTTGCTTATGCGGGTAGACTGGAGATAG
- a CDS encoding BamA/TamA family outer membrane protein has protein sequence MTNKLRLIAILLALLVMSSAAWAVLTLAEYDQWQAYDGLYISSIKFGGLHTLTRSDLLNVMATEPSSWLRRFFPFGHRTQFYADDFAGDLFRVEHFYNRQGFLHAKVTGTVTTDNKRQKAYLKLDIDEGPPLILTHWDMVRGSDSAAYVDSARWSKAIVIKPGKRLTLPDVQTSADTFAYKMKDFGYARAHVTYQIDRDSVNNLAHVTFTIFPGHYCHLGTTRFVGLKQFAEESARRELDYKEGDPYAVHKLELTRERLVNLQVFTFVTVRADTGVPGDVLPVTVQVEEGRRYHVSGGVGYDTQQRERLTAQFRDLNFFGRARRFQLDGTYARLQRTAEIQFFVPHEPVHVTDITINPKWDWEAQPDLHKEIVSNTVIFSATPLRYVTTAVSNEFGTERVRDIDTTTHIAAQKIRTQYLRSVETASVSWDTRDNPLSPRKGHLLSLTMSESGLFYGTEVRWWRVIAQASGLLPRGRFTVLAARAKFGVMGPLATTPVTPPEESFRLGGAGDVRGWVYQKLAPPNGGNLSFNITAEVRRNILGPVVAATFIDAGNVWTSVNRWRLANLYPSAGVGLMLITPVGPLRVDYAHQLRKNPYGGATSAVDLSVGATF, from the coding sequence ATGACGAATAAGCTCAGGCTAATCGCGATCCTCTTAGCTCTACTGGTGATGTCCTCTGCTGCGTGGGCAGTGTTGACGCTGGCTGAGTACGATCAATGGCAGGCCTATGACGGTCTCTATATCAGCTCCATCAAGTTCGGCGGGCTCCACACTCTTACGCGGTCCGACCTGCTGAATGTGATGGCTACTGAGCCGTCATCGTGGCTGCGCCGTTTCTTTCCCTTTGGTCATCGCACCCAGTTTTATGCCGACGACTTTGCCGGGGACCTGTTCCGGGTAGAACACTTTTACAACCGGCAGGGATTTCTCCATGCCAAAGTTACCGGCACGGTAACCACCGACAACAAACGACAGAAAGCCTACTTAAAGCTCGACATTGATGAAGGGCCGCCGCTGATTCTCACCCATTGGGATATGGTGCGGGGCAGCGACAGCGCGGCATATGTCGACTCCGCACGCTGGTCCAAGGCGATAGTCATCAAGCCGGGCAAGCGGTTGACGCTGCCGGACGTGCAAACTTCGGCGGACACTTTCGCGTACAAGATGAAGGACTTCGGTTACGCCCGGGCGCATGTCACATATCAGATTGACCGGGATAGCGTGAACAATCTGGCCCACGTGACCTTCACCATTTTCCCCGGACATTATTGCCATTTAGGGACAACACGCTTTGTGGGCCTCAAGCAGTTTGCCGAGGAGTCGGCCCGTCGCGAACTGGACTATAAAGAGGGAGATCCCTATGCGGTTCACAAGCTCGAACTCACGCGGGAGCGGCTGGTCAATCTGCAGGTCTTCACCTTTGTGACCGTGCGCGCCGACACTGGTGTCCCGGGAGATGTTCTCCCGGTGACCGTACAGGTGGAAGAAGGCCGGCGCTACCATGTGAGCGGTGGTGTGGGCTACGACACCCAGCAGCGGGAACGCCTGACCGCTCAATTCCGCGACCTGAACTTCTTTGGGCGTGCCCGCCGCTTTCAGTTGGATGGAACCTATGCCCGGCTGCAGCGCACAGCGGAGATCCAGTTCTTCGTGCCCCATGAGCCTGTCCACGTAACCGACATTACGATCAACCCGAAGTGGGATTGGGAAGCGCAACCCGACCTGCACAAGGAGATTGTTTCCAACACCGTCATTTTTTCGGCAACTCCTTTGCGCTACGTGACCACGGCTGTTTCCAACGAATTCGGTACGGAACGCGTACGGGATATTGACACCACCACGCACATCGCCGCCCAAAAGATTCGCACTCAGTATCTCCGATCTGTGGAAACGGCCTCCGTCAGTTGGGACACGCGGGACAATCCCCTCTCGCCGCGCAAGGGACATCTGCTCTCGTTGACCATGTCCGAGTCGGGCCTGTTTTACGGAACCGAAGTCCGCTGGTGGCGGGTTATCGCCCAAGCCTCCGGACTGCTTCCCCGGGGAAGATTTACGGTACTGGCCGCGAGGGCAAAGTTCGGGGTAATGGGGCCGTTAGCTACGACTCCCGTGACACCGCCTGAAGAGAGCTTCCGTCTGGGCGGAGCCGGTGATGTCCGCGGATGGGTCTATCAGAAACTCGCGCCTCCTAACGGCGGAAACCTGTCCTTCAACATCACGGCGGAAGTACGTCGGAATATTCTGGGGCCTGTTGTGGCGGCGACCTTCATTGATGCCGGCAATGTCTGGACTTCGGTGAATCGCTGGCGGCTGGCCAACCTCTATCCGTCCGCCGGAGTTGGGCTCATGCTGATCACTCCGGTCGGCCCGCTTCGCGTGGACTATGCCCACCAATTGCGTAAGAATCCCTATGGTGGAGCGACGTCGGCGGTGGATCTTTCCGTGGGAGCTACGTTCTGA